ttttctggacattttttgttattagttgGTGTCACAGCTGCAGATAGATTAATGGGATTTTTACTTTTCTAAGTTGGCAGTCGTGAACTATTCGTTGTGATCTGTGGTTGTGAAAGTTTTATAATCACGGccatagacatataatattatatgtctatgatCACGGCTATATATACTATCTATCAGAATTCTGTTCATCGAGATAGATAAACAACACCACgggctataaaaaaaaaaataatagcgtTTTTCAGCACACCGCACTGAATGTACCAGTGCATTATGTTCCATCGGCAAAATTAATGTGCACCGAGTGGACTTTTTTATGTTTCACCTCAATGCGCTACTCCAGTTTTTAGCACTCAGTGCAGTGATAAGATATAAGATATCTTTGTTTAATAAAGTCCATGACAACAATATCTATCTCGATGatcatgtttataatttattatttttctttgtttattttattcttatcacCCTGGGAGACTTGacggtatatatattaaattgtcgtCCGGTCGCGGCTGTCGACCATCTGTTGTGAATTATAACTGTATGATTCAGCTGTacttctgtattattattatttctttactaTACTGATATAGTGATACCATGGTCCTTTTGATACTGGTCCGTCGTCCGTGTTCAAAAagcaacagtatattatattgtttatattataggtgataggtattaggtacccaTCCAATATTTTCTAATGTTGGTTAGCTGTGGAGGTGCGTAAACCGCATTATAGTTTTGAGTTACCTATACGACGCGTCCGTGGGTGCCCTACTACACTCAGCATACGTTTAGGTTTTGTctgtaggtgtgtgtgtgtgtacgtgtgcgtcctgtgtgtgtgtgtgtgtgtgtgtgcgtgtgtttgtTTTCTCATTCGGCGGCGTCTATCGATCGATCGGGTTACGAAAATCATCGCAATTGACGACGGCGACAGGTGTTCGTTCAACGACGGCAATATCAATCTTGTATACAATTGTTCGGTGTTACTGTTGTGCTACTGTTTCTGTCGATTTTCACCACTTGCTGTTGAAACACTTGTCCATTCAGCGTTGAACTGAAAGGCAGTATGGTGGCTTAGACAGTTACGAATAATTACGATATTTCAGGTGGTATCTGATTTGGACTTGTGCGATGTCGGTGGTGTGCCCGACATTATTGAATCTTGTAGGTTCCCGTGTCATACGAGGTCCCAGCTGGAAATGGAACAAGcaggtaattttaaattgaattgtcGCCAGCTTGCatacaatcaaattaaatagTCATATATTTGGTTGACAGCAACAACAAATTTTTGAAACTAAACATTATTTGTGTATTGTTTATGTAAGGATGGTGGAGAAGGCTTTTTAGGAACAGTCAGGAGTTTTGAGTCTCACGAAGAAGTTGTCGTTGTTTGGGACAATGGAATAGCAGCCAATTATAGATGTTCCGGTCAATATGATTTACGTGTTTATGACAGTGGACCAACtggtaaaatattgtgtttataaaatataaatacacttatatttcaaacatttccTGACAATGTTTTTAGTCGTAAAAGTCTATTAggaaaaatcaatatttcaaCTACAAATGTTGatagttatgtatttttatataattgcatTAGTGTTGAGTCAAATTACACTTACTTGGTAATAATCAATTTGATATTGGTAAACAATTTCTAAATTAAGCACATAGTAGTAAATtcaaaatacctaattattgattataattctatttaattgtagtcattaaataatatagtaagagTGTAATTCActtaaactaaacaaaaaacaaacttGCTTTTAAACCAATAgttagatactataatattactgtaaaatttttagttttagggaaagttattttattatttaaaaacggattttttttcattagattTTTCTAACTATAttcttatactattttataaatgactACATGTAATTTGTGGTTGTGTATTTAAAGtgtagtattgtaaattgtaattcttAATATTGtgtctaaacatttttaaattacacggtCAAAGCTTATCTTGAATCAAACGTACCACTTATCTTTAAAAGTCATAATATAagtctataattttttaattgcgtCCAACATTATGTCATTATGTTAAGTACATCAAAATAACCATATCCATTTCACTtcactaattataaaattgtacaaagGTAATCATGTGTTCTAAGTATAACTCTTTCAgcatctttatttatttaatagttttaaattttaactaccttatacattttaataaattaattatatctatagtttCTTTAGTAATCTAAGTATAAACGGCACTAGTTTAACTTATTCCTAGTAATTTTTAGttgcttattttaataatattttcaaattacaaaaaaataactaaaattgttattacctgtttatatatcaaatttcatccatatttaaacttaaaatatctattaaaaagataaggattttttaatttgaatagtttagCTAGAAAATTAAGCACATTTTAGTCTAACATTATTAaggtataaaaaatacttggttattgataaatatatatataaaccaaattttgaatacaatttctgtttcaatatttttatgttatatactttttattgttgtatcaaaaatatattcactgtTTGAATTTCCTTTTGTTCATAGGACACACTAAGCATGAAGGGGTTGTGTGTAATTCATGTAAACAGACTCCTATCATCGGGCATCGTTGGAAATGCATGAACTGTCCTGGCAATGAAGTTTCAAGTGATAGTTCTGTAGATTTGTGCTTTATGTGTTATCATGGTGACAAACACAATGTTCGACATAGGTTTATATTGATCCAACATCCTATACCAAAAGAATTATTAAAAGATCCTCGAAGTCTCGGTGCAAATCCAGTTATATTAGATCAAAGGAAAAAATCTAAGAAAATAACATTGCGTGGTATATTCCCTGGTTCACGTGTTGTGCGTGGTGTTGACTGGCAATGGGATGATCAAGATGGAGGATCTGTTAGCCAGAAGGGTTTGAACAATGCTGTCTCTCAAACAGTTGTTAAACGTGGAAAAGTGTGTGAAATTCAAGACTGGTCTGCTATGACAGGCAGTGTTCGCTCGGCCGCCTATGTCCAATGGGATATTAATAGTAATACGGCTGGGTGTGTCAAAAACTTGTACCGCGTCGGATTTGAAGGAATGGTTTGTAACGTTTTAGTTAATGAATTAATATCAAATTGTATCTATTTTGTAAATACAGTTTTAATACATTCATAATTTTGTGCCTTAGTCGGACTTGAAATGTGTGTCTCCATCCAAAGGATCTACAGCTGTGTACAGAGACCACCTGCCATTGTTAGGCCAACACCAGCACCAACAGCGGAATGACCAGTACAGGCAAGGAGCGCTAAGTTTAAATCATCTACAAAACCAACTACAATATCAACAGCTAGAGATTGGTGATCGGGTAAGAAGAATTTTTTCATGtgtcttttttaatattttattgttggtaATGTGCAACCAGCATAtgcaaaatagttaaaattatttaataaaataaattgtgtttattaggTAAGAGTTGATCTAGAATTGGACGTTGTACGAGCTATGCAACAAGATCATGGTGGATGGACAGAAGGCATGTATGAAGAATGTTTAGGAGGTGGAGTTATAGAAAGTGTTTCTATTGGATCGGTGGTTGGTATTGATGAAGATCATGACGTCGTTGTTCTATATCCAAGTGGCAACAGATGGACATTTAACGCGGCCGTACTTACAAAAGTTGTTGGACTTATTGATAATCCAGTGGCAGGCAGTTCCAATTCAGCTGGAAGCTCATATAATGAACACGTTATCAGAGTGGGGTCAACTGTAAAGATATCTAGTGATGTGGAATTTGTTCGTCGATTGCAAAAAGGCCATGGAGAATGGGCTGATGCCATGTCTATGGTATGATgttgtaatgtattataatactctgTTAAAGATAtcatctaattataatattaatttacatgtaatatcatacaaaataattcTTTTCTTTTCTAGACTTTGGGCGAAGTTGGTTTTGTGCAACAAGTGTATGATGATGGTGACCTCAAGATAGTTGTATGTAATACTTCGTGGACTTATAATCCACGAGCGGTTACTctactaaataataatggtacTGAATACGGCAATGAAGGtgtgtatgtacatatataatataacattaatgatagttttttaatttaagataaatgGTGCAAATCCAAATGATCAAAATggaaccaaaaaaataatacatttataatatataaaaatatgggcGATCAATTATACCAATTGCACAAGTATTTTGgaactaatatattaattacgacGAGAAAATATACCAaagtaaactaataattaaccTACCCCCCAAGGAATTTAGCTTCAAgggataaataaattgtaaatcggCTGGgctaattttgatgaaattttttgtaTGTTTGGTTGGGTCCCTGGATGGTTTAGATTTACAATAGGACCCAATAGGACCAACCTGAAGAGGTGCTCATACaaagattttgagatttacgatggaaataaaaaatgttgtttgtgTATAAATGGTCTATTGGTTACAGCTTacagatcataataatatacttacagaagaaattattagtagaaattagcattttttgtttatctaaatgATTGTcattggttacatattatattactattataatttaaagaaatatgtaatatacttttTTCCAAGGCTggacaagttaatgattttttataactcagttaagtcaagttaatatgcaccaataacaaaaagttaaaagttaatttaactatatgttgactcaattaagttaaaagttaatacacactttttgttaactatttattaagttaaaaaaagttaatttgtttatacaacgctagtgtacttaatttttttccaacccaaaactaaattatagactatagtcttAATACTTTATACCAGGagtcaccaattaatatttttgaagggccACATTAGGAATCTGAAAATTTTTTGCGTGCCATTAAAATTcttaagtacatattttcaacatataataggacaataggtattattttaaaattggatGTCATgagaacattattttttatttattatttgctattgtttttaaacattaagaacataattaatattacaaacatttgaaaaatttaaaataaaaattaactataaataaaattaaatagaaatttttttagtgAGAAAAATGACAAATCTTGCTCTCGACTAACTGTTTAAAATTGGGGGTCTGGTTAGTGCATGCTATCTTCATAATCATTTCAAGATGTTTGTTGGTTAGCCAGGATCTGaacttgtttttaataatataattcatttttgaagaaGATGATTCACAAACATACGTGGAGCCAAACATCGTATACATTTTCAGTATTATCATttaaccaaaattaaataataataataaaaattaaaaataattatttaaccaaTTAACACgaacaaaattacaatgtaataCAACGGCGGCAATCGACGGACTGACTACGTAGACATAAAATCAACTAGCAGTCACCCAATGACTTAATTAAAGTTCAGACAAGATATAGCTATATGCTTTGCGACCAATTTATCAACAGTTGTTggtaaaaatcaataatatttgacaaaaataataatttacaacaataacaCATAGAATGTTGTCGTaataagtgtttttattttttgtctgcgGGCAGGATAAAATTTTTTCGCGGGCCGCCATTTGGTGACCTAtgctttatacagtatttccatataagttagattcaaatgatatacattttaactttaaacaattcacggtaaatattttttgacatgaaaacgaaatagatagAAATagtgaaatttaattaaattaacttcttaaaataaaaaattaattcgttaatttaaaaagaaatttagtaagttaacagttaattaatgaaaagccaaaagtaataagttaaaaagtttaaattaaattaacttttttcctTACCTTTATCTTTTTAACTTGTTAAAGCCCAGCCTTGCTTTtttcacaaatatatttataaaaaaatacaaatctttagCACGGGTTATGTTGGGTTGGACAACTAGTTgccttatataaatataaataaattataatatcatatatataaatatattttaaggaatTGTTGATATGAgagataaaatgtaaaatattaaaataaccaatTTTCATGATTTGGATATTTGTTAGGTTAGGGTTAGTTAATGATTAATTCCAAACCAATATTTCCTTGTGATAAAATCATGGCTTAAAGTGGGAAAAATTCATGTAGGGGGACTACtgtctatataattttaagtgttccatgtataattgtatgtataatgtctaatgtatatgtaatgtataaacaTTGATTGTGTAAGCATACTCATCCTACTTTTAACGCTAAATAATGTTAATCCTAATTTGTTAAAAGGGACGCTCTTTAACCACTGTCAGAGATAGGGAGACTATGTCCACCTAGGTCCCCTCCCCCACTTTATCCCCtagataaaatatacttatttataaattacaggaTCACaagataatattgataaaataattaagggcattaattttatttttgattagtaattgatactatattttacatcaattttaaaatatgtgccTCACTTATgttttaccatttttattttgaaattgtaatttaaatttaacttttttaaattattcataatatgttgtttaatattctaattaGGATATCGAGATGAAACTCAAAACGATAGACGACTAAGATTAGCTCGTGAGAGAGATTTAAGGGGACGTGAGCTGGTCACGTCGGCAGCAAATGGCGATGTCCAAAACTGTCGTAGGATTTTGGAGAAAGAAAGACAAAGGAATATGAATGAAAAGCCAACTGGGGAGCCACCAATGACACTCAGCTATGCTCTCACACCAAGACAAGCTGCAATGTGCGCTAATTATACGCCTCCACCCACAGCTGAGGAGTTGATACTGACAAACTTTGTGAGTAGCGGGCACACATCTCTGCAGGCCGCTGCTCAAAATGGTCATGTCGATGTTTGTCGAGTGTTAATTGGAGAGTTTGGTGCAGATGTCGAATTTCAGGTGCGggagttattttattgttaatatactaaaatattcttCTGTAACAGAgtgtatttgattattttgcAGGACAGAGATGGTGATCGTGCTATTCATCATGCTGCATTCGGTAACCAGCCACAAGTGGTGCATGTGCTATGCGTTGTTTTTGATGCTGATGTGAATGCACGTAATAAACGAGGACAAACTCCTCTGCACATCGCTGTTAACCGTGGGTATGCTGACGTGTGCCGTATTCTGTTACGTCTCAACTGCTTGCCAAACCTACAGGTTGTTAttgattgattttattataattaaattaacaattattttatactaataattataatttttacatgtaattcattaaacaatattaaattattataaaagtaaattacttataattatgttatagttaaataaatctgttcaattatttaatatttcagtaattaaaataattatcgtgGAAGATTAACACATTTTATGGATTTTAGTCTTAATtgcttataattataacctaaccttataTGTTATAGGgttttatatataagattaaCCAAAAAAAGAtccaaaatacatattttatttgatacttaaatagttaaattataggttTTTAAACAGTGACATAAGTAACCAGTGAaataagttgttattttaaaagattactaaaaaattattttaattgtcattaagaaaatattttttcattatattctcAACATAGTGgatattaatttctaataattttattctatatcacttattatcaaatttaaataggaGAATATAATGATGTGTAACCCAAGGAAGCCTGCAGAAAATAAGCTTACTAGGTGCCAAATACTTGTGTTGTGGGGGGGCAAAGCCCCCTAATGCCACATTTATACAAAATCTTCACACATCAGTGGTCTGTTTAATAAAACAAgtcattaaaacataattattgttgattgattaaaaattacactagtcacttttttattaattacaaatcaCAATATAAACACTGTAacggtaaaaaatataaaataattctaccaCAATGtacaaagtaggtatattagaataaaaacaatgaattatttagtttattatggTCCTAGTTATATGGTATTTTTTCCATTCATTACTGTACCAGCTTTTTCAGTAATAAAATGCAACAGTTTctcaaaatttctatttttaatttttattatttattatttatttgaaaagtctAAACTATTAAAAGATATGTTCTCAGGTGGTGCATTTCCACCAAATGCACTACTTTGCCCCCTCCCGCGGGGCGTTTCTGATGTGGCCATATGGCAGATTCTCcagtattgttatttaaaaaaaatgcaaaatattaattctcatgtctatatcaaaatgtattgtaaatcgtaaataattgtaaattcatagctataaatatattgcatttcattgttatttctatttaattattattaatgaacaattgtttttataatattttatgtaatttggcCTGGCcctttttaaacttaaataaattattattaataataaaaaaaaacttgtttgaaACTAAAGTATGGAAAATATTGTAGTACAACCATATAGATTCACTTCTTTTTCTACAATACACAGTTTAGTAAATAAGATTGTGTAAATTCCACAGAAATTAAGTAAATGTTGCTGTAGCATCCttacaattgtttatattatattaaaatcaagataacacataatattctaatcaatagtgtttatttatttaatgccaAAAGGATAACGAGGGTGACACACCATTACATGATGCCATATCTCGGAGACGCGATGACCTTGTAGCCATGTTGATGGAAGGAGGAGGTGGAAGTATTGTCACCTGTAATATTCCTTCAAGTGCTGTGGCCACCAATGTTTTGAGTGGATGCGAACGTGCGTATGACCGCTCAGGGCCTAAGATTGGGCTAGTTCCTGAATCTCGGACTTTGCTCATGAATAATTCAAATGCCAATATTGCTGCCAGTGCTTCTATAACTCCTAAGGATGACAATGTTGCATATGCTACGACCGAagtggaaaacaaaaaaagtacaTTGTCAATAATGAGTGGTCAAGAAGATGGTGCCGTTGGTTGTTCTGCTTCCACAGCATGTTCTTCCTCCGATGAAACTTCCAAATCCATAGAAACAAGTGTAAGTGCTATCACAACTGCTGATACAGACCCTGGATTTCCAGCTATTGGATCACCGTCTGCTGATCTCATGGTGGTTAACACAAACGGTTTCAACCCGCTGCAGCATGCAGCACTACGTGGTAATCCTGGGTGAgtgaaaaatactaaattttaatatattattataatgtcctaGTTACCTAAATATgtactattaattatagtaaGAATTAGGAGTGAGATGAGTAAAAGCCCCGAAGAACTGCATTTAATTTATGTTGATGAATTCTGTACATTTTGGTCGAATTCTTGTGTAGTGGTGGTggttacttatttaattaatgaaatgggttctgataatttttaaaaatagattatattttagtttataatagtcCTGGTTAAACTtaagcttataaattaaaaactttaatgtagaaaaatgattaaatgttttgaatttaaaacttgtttgtaatgaaaatttaatttatcatactaacaaaaaatatggatagcttaaaataataattaaaataataaaataattactatcaactatttttttattatgcaaACTATGCcgtttaaacataaaaaaattttttttcatgaacaattgaaattatttacaattcaattaaattatattttaaataagtatattgtattcaattttatttacaattatgaatgatgaaatgtttttatatatctatagaatatagactatagtctatagagcCTAATGTTTTTAGTCAGAAAAACATTTTACCActaggattttttttattattatgtatatactgtatacacattacacaacgagaataatcattatttattggtcATTAGTCATTACGCTAGGatcacaagtataatatatttactattagaCATCCCTTCCCCTCACCCACTGACTTTGGTATacgtttttagtatttattataatatatgtatgagaTTAGGAGTGAAAAAGATGGTAGGACTGTGACcgattattgattatatatagCTGCCGTGATtcgcgatatattatattagtctgTGTGTTTCTGTGTGCTTCTGCCGACGGTGCAATATCGTAGCACACATAGTGGCCAGTAGCATTTGTTCGATTGCGGTGCCGGACTGGCGTGGGTGTGGTCGTGGGGAACCCGGCGATAGTGCATTTCGGTGCTGCGGGATTGTTTTGGAGCGGGTGCAGTGGACGTGAGGAACCAAGGACCAGCGGTGGTGAAGAAACGTGGCAAGACCGGAGAAGGGGAACTCTTGGTTATCGCGTGCTGATTGCATCAGCGGCGGACGGAAGCGCCGACTCCAATCATCCCTTTTGTAGCGGTCGATCAGCAGAGGGCCCCCCTTTGTGACTCCTACGTCGTCGTTTAGCATAGCTCCCTgataacaataatgttataaatgttcGCCAATTTTCGTTCCATCATCCGTCACTGTACTTATCAACACTGCCGCCgctttaaatcattatattcaattaaaagcAGGGttgtacgtaatatattattgtatacctgtCTGCATGAAATGATAAT
This genomic window from Metopolophium dirhodum isolate CAU chromosome 1, ASM1992520v1, whole genome shotgun sequence contains:
- the LOC132937523 gene encoding E3 ubiquitin-protein ligase mind-bomb isoform X2, which gives rise to MSVVCPTLLNLVGSRVIRGPSWKWNKQDGGEGFLGTVRSFESHEEVVVVWDNGIAANYRCSGQYDLRVYDSGPTGHTKHEGVVCNSCKQTPIIGHRWKCMNCPGNEVSSDSSVDLCFMCYHGDKHNVRHRFILIQHPIPKELLKDPRSLGANPVILDQRKKSKKITLRGIFPGSRVVRGVDWQWDDQDGGSVSQKGLNNAVSQTVVKRGKVCEIQDWSAMTGSVRSAAYVQWDINSNTAGCVKNLYRVGFEGMSDLKCVSPSKGSTAVYRDHLPLLGQHQHQQRNDQYRQGALSLNHLQNQLQYQQLEIGDRVRVDLELDVVRAMQQDHGGWTEGMYEECLGGGVIESVSIGSVVGIDEDHDVVVLYPSGNRWTFNAAVLTKVVGLIDNPVAGSSNSAGSSYNEHVIRVGSTVKISSDVEFVRRLQKGHGEWADAMSMTLGEVGFVQQVYDDGDLKIVVCNTSWTYNPRAVTLLNNNGTEYGNEGYRDETQNDRRLRLARERDLRGRELVTSAANGDVQNCRRILEKERQRNMNEKPTGEPPMTLSYALTPRQAAMCANYTPPPTAEELILTNFVSSGHTSLQAAAQNGHVDVCRVLIGEFGADVEFQDRDGDRAIHHAAFGNQPQVVHVLCVVFDADVNARNKRGQTPLHIAVNRGYADVCRILLRLNCLPNLQDNEGDTPLHDAISRRRDDLVAMLMEGGGGSIVTCNIPSSAVATNVLSGCERAYDRSGPKIGLVPESRTLLMNNSNANIAASASITPKDDNVAYATTEVENKKSTLSIMSGQEDGAVGCSASTACSSSDETSKSIETSVSAITTADTDPGFPAIGSPSADLMVVNTNGFNPLQHAALRGNPGATAIMLDWIATNGGHRYWVVDEPKDDGYTALHLAALNNHNRVASLLLVRGRADPNKRNVNKQTALHLAVERQHADIVKLLVHHSADPNIPDKDGDTPMHEALRHHTLLQIKTVGTPPPPGVGLGNNPRDPNTKFRSDGGGGISLRNILAGNRVIRDYRELSDDFESGYSDVSRTVTSLPCPVEQARELWAAKGPAYLEIFASPVSSVQRLMAELLGAAEEFRRLRTSSSSDNEADDNKDSDLTTIDTVPGLNDPPPIKTNKSKKVINRRRIKKSPVRTIRQQTVDDQTGPRLAGEARAAALVAAMALSGNSMPDDGGRPGPSSEHNMAGEERLGVQTAVSGPGRNIFGRPVRGPVSRSAPASPSNGNVIPPPPSATVIVCVLAGTGRADLWLRNNRGQTPLDLCPADQPLRLALIKCCDAAAKAHNVQTTNTTATAGGETDGSSVPTLSDERPQQSQLMLHNMPPDYSIKAPYHDAYAPLMSKEPEPPKECSKTFATRSDSEFLKISSTIAKRFMNAGLPPPPPTMMRLEDNTPAVLLHEPEPFRLGIPSTSIGLVDNNLMRRIDDDVDNNDPEPDSMDNSTLNIASNANGSIVIDSSNNRTSTERGHIDIAAGGSNNSKPSTSCDLSVINNTMSRSRDKRTNELEQEKIDIANAPIPEERQNSPMDVAPINPPDVLEPGLVEKLMQQLSDLKEMNMCPVCLDRLKNMVFMCGHGTCQLCGDRMAPGQPCPICRKPVAHKILLY
- the LOC132937523 gene encoding E3 ubiquitin-protein ligase mind-bomb isoform X1; amino-acid sequence: MSVVCPTLLNLVGSRVIRGPSWKWNKQDGGEGFLGTVRSFESHEEVVVVWDNGIAANYRCSGQYDLRVYDSGPTGHTKHEGVVCNSCKQTPIIGHRWKCMNCPGNEVSSDSSVDLCFMCYHGDKHNVRHRFILIQHPIPKELLKDPRSLGANPVILDQRKKSKKITLRGIFPGSRVVRGVDWQWDDQDGGSVSQKGLNNAVSQTVVKRGKVCEIQDWSAMTGSVRSAAYVQWDINSNTAGCVKNLYRVGFEGMSDLKCVSPSKGSTAVYRDHLPLLGQHQHQQRNDQYRQGALSLNHLQNQLQYQQLEIGDRVRVDLELDVVRAMQQDHGGWTEGMYEECLGGGVIESVSIGSVVGIDEDHDVVVLYPSGNRWTFNAAVLTKVVGLIDNPVAGSSNSAGSSYNEHVIRVGSTVKISSDVEFVRRLQKGHGEWADAMSMTLGEVGFVQQVYDDGDLKIVVCNTSWTYNPRAVTLLNNNGTEYGNEGYRDETQNDRRLRLARERDLRGRELVTSAANGDVQNCRRILEKERQRNMNEKPTGEPPMTLSYALTPRQAAMCANYTPPPTAEELILTNFVSSGHTSLQAAAQNGHVDVCRVLIGEFGADVEFQDRDGDRAIHHAAFGNQPQVVHVLCVVFDADVNARNKRGQTPLHIAVNRGYADVCRILLRLNCLPNLQDNEGDTPLHDAISRRRDDLVAMLMEGGGGSIVTCNIPSSAVATNVLSGCERAYDRSGPKIGLVPESRTLLMNNSNANIAASASITPKDDNVAYATTEVENKKSTLSIMSGQEDGAVGCSASTACSSSDETSKSIETSVSAITTADTDPGFPAIGSPSADLMVVNTNGFNPLQHAALRGNPGATAIMLDWIATNGGHRYWVVDEPKDDGYTALHLAALNNHNRVASLLLVRGRADPNKRNVNKQTALHLAVERQHADIVKLLVHHSADPNIPDKDGDTPMHEALRHHTLLQIKTVGTPPPPGVGLGNNPRDPNTKFRSDGGGGISLRNILAGNRVIRDYRELSDDFESGYSDVSRTVTSLPCPVEQARELWAAKGPAYLEIFASPVSSVQRLMAELLGAAEEFRRLRTSSSSDNEADDNKDSDLTTIDTVPGLNDPPPIKTNKSKKVINRRRIKKSPVRTIRQQTVDDQTGPRLAGEARAAALVAAMALSGNSMPDDGGRPGPSSEHNMAGEERLGVQTAVSGPGRNIFGRPVRGPVSRSAPASPSNGNVIPPPPSATVIVCVLAGTGRADLWLRNNRGQTPLDLCPADQPLRLALIKCCDAAAKAHNVQTTNTTATAGGETDGSSVPTLSDERPQQSQLMLHNMPPDYSIKAPYHDAYAPLMSKEPEPPKECSKTFATRSDSEFLKISSTIAKRFMNAGLPPPPPTMMRLEDNTPAVLLHEPEPFRLGIPSTSIGLVDNNLMRRIDDDVDNNDPEPDSMDNSTLNIASNANGSIVIDSSNNSRTSTERGHIDIAAGGSNNSKPSTSCDLSVINNTMSRSRDKRTNELEQEKIDIANAPIPEERQNSPMDVAPINPPDVLEPGLVEKLMQQLSDLKEMNMCPVCLDRLKNMVFMCGHGTCQLCGDRMAPGQPCPICRKPVAHKILLY